From Alienimonas californiensis, a single genomic window includes:
- a CDS encoding caspase family protein, translated as MTVQKALLVGINQYRYLRDLEGCRNDVAHWKHLLTQRCGAAENKVQYLVDEAATRQNLVRWWTWLCRVPEGSHAVFFFSGHGTQVTDRSGDERDRKDELYCLHESDPSDARTYLYDDELWRLTAQFPTHSRLTVIVDSCHSGTALRAPGPPQPSAPAPVAPSDEVWSEAEGEPPFAGEVDSADPGPVLRYSPPPNPPRREIRARTTAPELRGQGDDRPQLNAFLAASQDDQEATEATIAGRRHGVFTYYLIRTLAAGGLNQPLGQVVEGVSRLIQSGGYPQVPNLLVRQPGDDRPLFA; from the coding sequence ATGACGGTCCAAAAAGCGTTGCTTGTCGGCATCAACCAGTATCGATATCTGCGGGACCTGGAAGGGTGCCGGAACGACGTCGCTCACTGGAAGCATCTGCTGACGCAGCGGTGCGGCGCGGCCGAGAACAAAGTGCAGTATTTGGTAGACGAGGCGGCCACCCGGCAAAATCTCGTCCGCTGGTGGACCTGGTTGTGCCGGGTCCCGGAGGGCAGCCACGCCGTCTTCTTCTTTTCAGGACACGGCACCCAAGTTACCGATCGGAGCGGCGACGAGCGCGACCGGAAGGACGAACTCTACTGCCTGCACGAATCCGATCCATCGGACGCCCGGACGTACCTGTACGACGACGAGTTGTGGCGACTGACCGCGCAGTTTCCGACGCATTCCCGGTTGACGGTGATCGTCGACTCGTGCCACTCCGGGACGGCCCTTCGGGCGCCCGGTCCTCCCCAACCGTCAGCCCCCGCCCCTGTCGCGCCCTCCGACGAAGTTTGGTCTGAAGCAGAGGGGGAGCCGCCGTTTGCGGGGGAAGTGGACAGTGCGGATCCTGGGCCTGTGCTCCGGTATTCGCCGCCGCCCAATCCTCCAAGGCGGGAGATCCGGGCGAGGACGACCGCTCCCGAACTTCGCGGCCAAGGGGACGACCGGCCACAGCTCAACGCCTTCCTCGCCGCCTCTCAAGACGATCAGGAGGCGACTGAAGCCACCATCGCCGGACGTCGGCACGGCGTCTTCACGTATTATTTGATCCGCACCCTCGCCGCGGGCGGTCTGAACCAACCGTTGGGGCAGGTGGTTGAGGGAGTCTCGCGGCTGATCCAGTCCGGAGGGTATCCCCAGGTCCCGAACCTGCTCGTCCGACAGCCGGGCGACGACCGCCCGCTGTTCGCGTAG